GCACCACTCGCTCGCGCGCCGGATCGCCGAGCACGTCGCGCGCCACCGCCGCGGCATCCGACAGGGCGTCGAGGTCGTCGACCACGACCTCGGCGAGTTCGCGCAGCGCGTCGTACAGCGCGGCGCCCGGCTCGGCGCGCAACAGCTCGACGAGTTGCACCAGCGCCGGCACCTGCCCCGGCACCCGCGCCAACGCGCGCCGCAGCGCCGCGATCGCGGCGTCGCGGTCGCCGAGCCGATCGCGGAACCACGACGCGAGCACCAGCTCGACGCGCGACGCGTCGCGGGCCGCCAGGTCGGAACGCGCGCCGATCGCGTCGGCCAGCGCGCTCGCCGCGGCGGCCAGCGCATCGCCCGCCGCCGCCGCCAGGCGCGCCACCCGGTCGCCATCGCCGAAGCCCTCGCGCGCGATCGCGTCGACCACGGCGCCCGCCGCCGCCGTCCAGTCGCCGGCCGCGGCCGCCGCGCGCGCCAGCGCGTCGAGCAGGTCGACGTCCGGCTGCCGCGCAGCCGCCGCGGCGGCATACGCGGCCTGCGCCGCCGCCGGATCGCCGCGCCGCTCGTGCGCGCGCCCCTCGGCCTCGCGCAGCCGCGCCGCGACCTCCGCGTCGGGCGCCGCCTCGGCGGCCGCCGCGAGGGCAGCCGCCAGCTCGTCGGTGGCGCCTCGCGCGTCGGCGACACGCTCCAACTCCGCCGCCAGCGATCGATCCGCCGGCGCGGCGCGCAGCGCTGCGGCCAGCGCCGCTTGCGCCGCCGCGAGGTCGTTCGCCCGCCGCTCGTACAGCTCCGCCGCCTCCCGCCAGATCGCGACGCGTTCGGCGTCGGTCGCCGCGGCGGCCACCCGCGCGTCGACGAGCTCCAGCGCCTGCTCCCACTGCCCGGTGCGCGCCGCCGCACGCGATAGCGCGTCGAGCGCGAGTCGGCGCGCGTCGCCGTCAGATCCCGCGAGAGCTCGCAGCCCCTCGCGCGCACGGACGTCGTGCGGATCGACGTCGACAGCGCGCGCGTAGGCCGCGGCCGCACGAATCGGGTCGTCGAGGTTATGGAGGCACACGTCCCCGAGGCGGCCGAGCCAGTCGGTCGCGCGCGCAAGTTCGCGCGCCGACGCGCGATCGAGCAACGCGGCCAGCGCGTCCCACTTTTGTTGCCTGCGCAACAGAGCGGCGAGCGCTTCCACGGTCGCGGGAGACTCGCCGAACCGCGCGTGCACCTCCTCGTACAGGGCGATCGCGCCGTCCGGATCGTCGAGGCGCTCGGCGAGCACCTCCGCGGCGCGCACGAGGTCGGCGCGCTTGCCGTGGTCCGGTTGCGGTCCCTCGGCGCGCCGCCGCAGCGCGTCGACCAACAGACGCCAGCTGCCGCGGTCTTCGTGCAGGGCTACGAGCGCGTCCATCGCCTCGCGGTCGGCCGGATCGTCCGCCAACCGCCGCTGCCACATCGTCACCGCCAGATCGCGCTCGCCGATCCCGTCGGCCACGCGCGCCAACTCGGCGAGCACCCGGCGGCGTTCCGCGTCCCGCCGCTCGACCTGCGCGAGCCGTTCGAGCACCGGCAGCCGGTCGGCGTTCCTGCCGGCCGCAGCGAGCAGCTCGTCGAGTTCGCGACACGCGGCGGCGACGTCTCCCGGCTCCGCGTCGAGCGAGTACGCGGCGCGCAGCGCGGCGATCGCGCCATCGCGGTCGCCGAGATCGTCGCGCCGGACGCGCGCGGCCTCGCGCAACAGGTGCAGCGCGCGCGCCGGCGCCGCCGCGCTCGCCGCCGTCACCAGCGCGTTCGCGTAGCGGTCGAGCGCGCCGGTCTGCCGCGCCAGGTGGCGCAGTTCCTCCTCGGCCGACGCATCGTCCGGCGCGTGTTCGAGCAACGCCGCATAGTGATCGAGCGACGCGGCCCCCTCGCCGATGTCCGCCAACAGACGGCCGAGTTCCGCGCGCAGGCCGGCGCGCCGAGTCGGCGCGAACCGTTCCAGCGCTGCCTCGAGCACCGCCACGAAGTCGCGCTCGCGACCGGCGGCCTCGTAGCGGCCGCGCAACAGCCGCAGCGCCGCTTCGCGCACGTCGTCCGTCGCCGCCTCGCCGGTCGCGATCGCCTCGAGCAGCCGGCACGCCTCGGTGTCGTCGTCCGCTTCCGGCAGCAGCGCCTCGATCGCGGCGAGCGCCTCGTCCGGCCGGCCGAGCCGCTCGAGCCAACACGCCGCGATCCGCTCGCGCGTGCGCAGCGCCTCGTCGCCCGACAGCAGGTCGAGGCGCTCGGTCCACAGGTCGATCAGATCTCGCCAGCGCTCTTGCCGGTCGAGCAACCGCTCGAGCGCCAGCGCGACCGGCTTGTTGCGCGGCCGCAGGCGGCGCAGTTCCGTCAGGTAGGTGATCGCGCGGTCGTAGTCTGCGGCGAAGTCCTTGGCGACGTTGGCCGCCTCCTCCAACAGCGCCGCACGCCGCGACTTCGGGAGATCGGTCGCGAGCGCGCGGTCGTAGTGCGCGAGCAAATCGGACCACGCTTCGGCTGCCGTGAGCGCGACCGACAGCCGCCGCAACGCCCAGTCCGCCGAGGGAGCGACGGCGAGCACGCGCTCGAGGACCCGGCGCAGTTCGGGCGTCGCATCGCCGAACCATTGATCGTGAAAGTCGACCGCGCGGCGCGCGACGGCGACGATCGCGTCGGGGCCCAGGTCGCCGGCGACGGCGGCGGCGTACGCGCGCATCGCGGCCTCGGGCTCGTCCGCATCGGCCGCGGCCTGCTCCAGCCGCTCCCAGGCCGCGGTCGACTCCGGTTCGGCGACGGCCGCGTCGGCGGCGGCCTCGACCGGCGGAGTGGTAGCGCTCGAACCTCCGTCATTGCGCGGGCTCACGATGGCGATCCCCCTCGTTGTGGTGTTCCCGGACCGAGAGGGTATCAAGTTCGCGAGGTTCCGTGGTCCCCCGGCGCCACCGAACGCGCCCCGTCGCGCCGCCCGCCCGCGCCGCACGCCCGGCTTTTCGCGCGATGGCCGCCGGCGCGCCGAGCCGCGCGCCGCCGCCGAAGTGCGCGCGCGGCGGCGGCCCGTCGCCGCGCGCCGGCGCCGAAGTGCGTACGCGGCGTCACGCAGGCTGCAAGGGTGCGTAGCCCGGTGCGCGGTCGAGCGCGAACGTTACGCACCTCCGCGGCGCGCTCCCGCCGGGTGAACCCCCTACACCTGCTCTGATTTCGGGACCTTGTCCCGTGGCACGGCGCGTGCTACGGGCTATGGCGCCATGATGAATCCACAGCTGAAGCAGGGCGACGGACGCGCGGGCCGGGACGCGGACCGCGCGCGGGGCGTGCGAATCCTGGCCAAGTCCATGTTCAAAGAGCTCACCGCCCAGGGATACGACTCACGCCAGATCGTCGCACTTGCCGCGGAGCTGATCAGCGAGGTGACGGCCGACCTGTCGTCGCGCCCGCAATAGCGCCTTCACCTTCTTCGCCGACCGGGGTCGCCCTGCCGCGACCCCGGTTTTTTTTTGCGCCCGGATGGTCTAACGTCGGCGCCCTCTCACGCACATCGAATTCTCTCAGGAGGCACACGCCATGGCGAAGGTTCGCGTCGGTATCAATGGTTTCGGTCGCATCGGTCGGGGGTTCGTCCGCGCGCTCGCGCGCGATCCCAAGTTCGACCTCGTGTTGATCAACGACCTCACGGACGCGGCGACCCTCGCCCACCTCCTGACGTACGACTCGGTGCACGGCCGGTTTCCCGGCACCGTCGAGGTCAGCGACGGCGCGCTCGTGATCAACGGGGACCGCGTCGTCGTGTCGGCCGAGCGCGATCCGGGCCAAATTCCGTGGAAGGACTACGGGGCGGACCTCGTCATCGAATCGACCGGCCGCTTCGTCGACCGGGACAACGCGGCCAAGCACCTGGCCGGTGGCGCCAAGAAGGTGCTGATCAGCGCGCCCGCAAAACAGCCCGACGTCACGATCGCGATGGGCATCAACACGGCCGCCTACGATCCCGCCAAGCACCACATCATCAGCAACGCGTCCTGCACGACCAACTGCCTGGCTCCGACGGCGAAGGTGCTCCACGACACGTTCGGCATCGTGAGCGGCCTGATGACGACGATCCACGCCTACACGAACGACCAGCGCATCCTCGATCTGCCGCACAAGGATCTGCGTCGCGCGCGCGCGGCCGGGGTCTCGATGATCCCGACCACGACCGGGGCGGCGCGCGCGCTCAAAGAGGTGCTGCCGGAACTGGAGGGCAAGCTCGACGGCATGGCGATCCGCGTGCCGACGCCGAACGTGTCCGTCGTCGACCTCACGGTCCGCGTCGCCAAGCCGGCCACCGTCGAAGCCGTCAACGACGCGTACCGCAAGGCGGCCGCCGGCCCGCTCGCGGGCATCCTCGCCGTGTCGGACGAGCCGCTGGTGTCGATCGACTACAACGGCAACACCCACTCGGCGACGATCGACGCCGCCGTCACCAACGTGATCGGCGATCAGGTCAAGGTGCTCGCCTGGTACGACAACGAGTCGGGCTATTCGCAGCGCCTGTTCGACCTGGCCGCGTTCGTGGCCGACAAGCTCTGAGCGCGCCATGTACTCGCGCATTCGGGGCATCGACGCGCTCGCGATCGAGGGCAAGCGCGTCTTCATCCGCGTCGACTTCAACGTGCCGCTCACGGACGACCGAAAGGTCGCCGACGACGCGCGCATCCGGGCGGCGCTGCCGACGTTGCAGCACGCGATCGACCGCGGCGCGCGCATCGTGATTGGCTCGCATCTCGGCCGCCCCAAGGGCCAGGTGCGCCCGGAACTGTCGCTGGAACCGGTGGCCGCTCGGCTCGCCGAGCTGCTCGACCGCGAGGTCGCGCTGGCCGACGAGCCCGTGGGCGACGGCGCCCGCAAGGTCGTGGCCGACCTGCGCGAGGGGCACATCGCGATGCTCGAGAACCTGCGGTTCCACCCCGGGGAGGAGGCCAACGACGATCAGTTTGCCCGCGCGCTGGCGTCGTACGCCGACGTGTACGTCAACGACGCGTTCGGCACGGCGCACCGCGCGCACGCGTCGACGGTCGGTATGGTCGCGCACGTCGCGGAAAAGGGCGCCGGGTTCGTCATGAAAAAGGAGATCGACGTGTTGTCGCGCCTCCTCGGCGAGGTCGACCGGCCGTATACGGCCGTCATCGGCGGCGCGAAGGTCTCCGACAAGGTCCAGGTGCTCGACTCGTTGCTCGACCGCGTCGACGCACTGCTGATCGGCGGAGCGATGGCCAACACGTTCCTCGCGGCGCAGGGCCGCGACGTCGGCCGCAGCAAGGTCGAACGCGACAAGCTGCTCGTCGCGCGCTCTCTGTTGCGCAAGGCCGCCGAGAACCAGGTGAAGGTCCATCTTCCAATCGACGTCGTGGTGGCCGACTCGGTCGACGCGCCCGAGGGCCAGCCGGTGCCGATCGACGCGATCCCAGCCGACAAGATGGCGCTCGATATCGGGCCGGACACGGCGCGCGGGTTCGCCGACGAGATCGCGCGCAGCCGTACGCTGTTCTGGAACGGGCCGATGGGTGTGTTCGAAAAGCCGGCGTTCGCCGAGGGAACGTTCGCCGTCGCGCGCGCGTTCGCGGACAACCGGCTGGCGCTCACCGTCGTCGGCGGCGGAGACAGCGCGGCGGCCGTCGCGGCCGCCGGTCTCGCCGACCGCATGACCCACGTGTCGACCGGCGGCGGCGCCTCGCTCGAGTTCATCCAAGGCATCCCGCTGCCCGGCATCGCCGCGCTCGCCGGCGACTAGCTGACCGTCGCGTCTAGGCGCGCCAGCGAGGTTGCGAGATCCGAGGCGAGGCTCGGCGCACGCCCGCAGCGCACGAGGGCGCGCATACAGATACGTAACCGGAGGGCGCGAGGGCGTACGCCGAAGATCGCCCGCCGATCGCGACCGCAGCCAGCGGCTATGCGCAACAGCCTCCCAGGGGCGCCGCGGGCGGCGGCCGCGCGCGTCCGCACCGGGCCGCGCTCGCCGGATGCGTGCGGTCGCCCCCTGGCCGCGATCGCACCAAGTTTATGTATCATTCCGCCCATGGTCCGCGGCGCGCAGCGGGTCCTGGTCATCGAGCCAGACCGATCGGCCCGCGCCGCGTTCGACCGCGCTCTCGATCGCCTCGGGATCGCGCACCGCGTCGCCCCCGATGCCGAAGCCGGCTGGGCGGCGTTCGCGGCCGACCGCCCCACGGTCGTGCTGTGCGCGCTGCACACCGAACGCGAAGGCGGGGACTGGTTCGTCCGCCGGCTGCAGACCGAATACATGGGGCCGATGCCGCAGGTGTTCCTCATCTGTGGCACGGACGACATCACACGGGAGTTGCAACCGCTCGAGATCGACGGCGTACTCGTACCGCCGATCTCGTCGGCGGCCCTCGCGGCGATCGCCG
The nucleotide sequence above comes from Deltaproteobacteria bacterium. Encoded proteins:
- the gap gene encoding type I glyceraldehyde-3-phosphate dehydrogenase — protein: MAKVRVGINGFGRIGRGFVRALARDPKFDLVLINDLTDAATLAHLLTYDSVHGRFPGTVEVSDGALVINGDRVVVSAERDPGQIPWKDYGADLVIESTGRFVDRDNAAKHLAGGAKKVLISAPAKQPDVTIAMGINTAAYDPAKHHIISNASCTTNCLAPTAKVLHDTFGIVSGLMTTIHAYTNDQRILDLPHKDLRRARAAGVSMIPTTTGAARALKEVLPELEGKLDGMAIRVPTPNVSVVDLTVRVAKPATVEAVNDAYRKAAAGPLAGILAVSDEPLVSIDYNGNTHSATIDAAVTNVIGDQVKVLAWYDNESGYSQRLFDLAAFVADKL
- a CDS encoding phosphoglycerate kinase, yielding MYSRIRGIDALAIEGKRVFIRVDFNVPLTDDRKVADDARIRAALPTLQHAIDRGARIVIGSHLGRPKGQVRPELSLEPVAARLAELLDREVALADEPVGDGARKVVADLREGHIAMLENLRFHPGEEANDDQFARALASYADVYVNDAFGTAHRAHASTVGMVAHVAEKGAGFVMKKEIDVLSRLLGEVDRPYTAVIGGAKVSDKVQVLDSLLDRVDALLIGGAMANTFLAAQGRDVGRSKVERDKLLVARSLLRKAAENQVKVHLPIDVVVADSVDAPEGQPVPIDAIPADKMALDIGPDTARGFADEIARSRTLFWNGPMGVFEKPAFAEGTFAVARAFADNRLALTVVGGGDSAAAVAAAGLADRMTHVSTGGGASLEFIQGIPLPGIAALAGD